In the genome of Vicinamibacterales bacterium, the window AGATCGTCCTCGAGACTGATGAAGAACCGTGACGTCCCCGGGTCGCCCTGTCTCCCGGCGCGTCCTCTCAACTGGTCGTCCACGCGGCGGCTCTCGTGACGATTGGTGCCGATGACGTAGAGGCCGCCAAGCGACAGGACCTGCTCGCGCGCGCCGGCGTCACCCGCGCCGAGCACGATGTCCGTGCCGCGGCCGGCCATGTTGGTCGAGATCGTCACCGCGCCCGGTGCGGCCGCACGCCCCACGATGGCCGCTTCGCGCGCGTCGTGGCGCGCATTCAGCACCTGACAGCTGACGCCGTGCGTACCAAGCTCGGCCGCCAGCGCCTCCGATTCGCCCACGCTTGCCGTTCCGACGAGGACTGGCCGGCCGGCTTCGTGCGTCCTCACGATCTCCTCGACCAGGCCGCGCCTCTTTGCCGTCCGGTGCGTGAACACCACATCGTCCTCGTCGTCGCGGACGCACGCGCGGTGTGGCAGAAAGACGGCGGTCCTCAGGCCGAAGAACTCGTGCAGCTCCTCTGCGGCCGGCACCGCTGTCGCGGTCATCCCCGCGATCCTCGGATAGAGCCCGACGAAGTGCTGAACGGGAATCGAACCGAGGATTCGTCCCTCCGGTCGCACGGGGACGCCTTCCTTCGCTTCGACTGCCGCCTGGATCCCGTGCGGCCAGCGCCGGTTGTCCGCCACCCGGCCGGTGAACTCATCCACCAGCTCCACCCGGCCGTCCCGGATGATGTAGTCGCGGTCACGCGCCAGCAGTGCCTGCGCGTGAAGCGCGACGTGCAGCGCGCTCAGCGTGAGGTGGTGCTCTGATGCCGAGAGGACGATTCCGCCAAGCAGCGCTCCGGCGTGACGGAACCCGGCCTCGGTCAGCACGACCGCCCGCTCGTACTCATCCGCGGTGTAGTCCTCTTCCCGCCGCAGTTGGCGCACAACCGCCGCGAGCGTGGAGTGCTCGACTCCCAGACTCGGAGCGGTGCCGGCAATCACCAGCGGGACGCGGGCCTCGTCGATCAGGATGAAATCGGCTTCATCCACGATGACGAAGTGAAATGGGCGCTGGACGAGCCCTGCTGGATCCGTAGCGGTGTGGTCGCGAAGAAAGTCGAAGCCGGCCTCCTTCGCGGTGACGTAGGTGACGTCCGCCGCGTACGCGTCGCGTCTGGCTCCCGTCGACAAGTGCTGGCTCACGAACGCCGGCTCGAGACCGAAGCACCGAAACACCGCGCCCATCCACCCGGCATCGCGTTCGGCGAGGTAGTCGTTCGCGGTGAAGACGTGGACGCCACGACCCGTCAGTGCGTTGAGGATGGCCGGCATGACGGCGACGAGCGTCTTGCCCTCGCCCGTCGCCAACTGGGCGAGCCGCTGGCGGTGGAGGGCCACGGCAGCCGCCACCTGGACGTCGAACGGCCGCAACCCCAGCAGTCGTGCGGAAGCTTCCCGTGCCACCGCGAAGACCTCGGGCAACAGATCGTCGAGATCGGCGCCTGCCCGGGCGGCGTTCCGCGCCCGTCGTGCACGTTCTCCGAGGGCCGCATCCGTCAGGCCGCGGACGTCAACGGCCTCGACCGCACGGACGACGGCGGCATATGGTCGGAGGTCGTATTCGATCGGAATTCCCGCGAGCCGCAGGTAGAGGCGGTGGAGCGGGCCGGAATCGGTCGATTGCACGTTTGTCCTCTGGCTGCTCCAGAGCCACCCGCTCTGCTGGATCGCCGAGCGCGCTGCTCGTCGCCATTGTACGAAATTGGCGTCGGGGCCAATTACTGAAAGCGCCGCACAGAATCATGATTAGTCCCGACCCCGATTTCCCCGGGGACGGTATCATGGAGACATGCGAATCCTGTTGGGAGTGCTGCTCGTTCTCGCGCTCGCGGCGGCCGCGGTCTTTGTCGTGGCTGGCCGGGGGGATGCGCCGACAATCATCTTCCTTCAGCCTGCCAAGGCGATAGGCGTCGACTCGAATCTCGACGTCACCGTTGAAACGCCGAAAGGCAAATTCTCGCGTATCGACATCCTGCTCGAACAGGGCGGGAAGTCGACACCACTCTTCTCCCTGACCTCGGCGGCCGCGGCGAGCGTGAAGCAGGAGTCGCCCGATCGCATCCGTATCACCAGGCCGATTGGCAAGCGCGCGCTTCCCGACCTCCAGGCGGGCCCGGCGCGCGTCGTGGTGACGGCCGCGCGGACGACACTCTTCGGATATCGGACGAAGGAGGCCTCCGCCAGCAAGGACTTCCAGGCGAGGTTCAATCCACCGCGCATCGCCGTTGTTTCGACCCACCACTACGTCAATCTCGGCGGATCGGAGATGGTGGTCTACAGCGTGACACCGCCGGACGTCGAGTCTGGCGTGCAGGTCGGCGACGCCATCTACCCGGGTTTCCCCGCCTCCGGGGCCGGAGTCGCCGGAGCCAATCCGGATCTCAAGGTCGCGTTCTTCGCACTGCTCTACGACCAGGACCTCGGGACGCCGATCCGCCTCTTCGCGAGGGACGAGGCGGGCAACCAGGCGCACGCGCAGTTCGACTACAAGGTGTTCCCGAAGCCGTTCCTGAAGAGCCGCATCGAGCTCACCGACGGTTTCCTCCAGCGCGTCGTTCCCGAGATCCTCGAGCATTCCCCCGAGCTGAAGATCGCCGTGGCGCCCGGCGAGAGCTATCTTCCGGCGTTCCTGAAGGTCAACAACGACCTGCGGCGGATCGACGCCGAGAAGATCGCGGCGATGGCGAAAGAGTCGGCGCCGCGGACGCTGTGGCAGGGGTCGTTCCGGCCGCTCGGCAACGCGCAGATCGAATCGAAGTTCGCCGACCACCGCACCTATTTCTACCAGGGCAAGGAAGTCGATCAGCAGGTGCACCTGGGCTTCGACCTCGCGGTCACGGTCAACATCCCGGTCCTCGCGGGCAACGACGGCAAGGTCGTGTTCGCGGATTACCTCGGCATCTACGGCAACTGCGTCGTAGTCGACCACGGGATGGGCGTGCAGTCGCTGTACGGTCATCTCTCGTCGATCGAAGTGAAGGCTGGGGACACGGTGAAGAAGGACCAGCGGATTGCGCGGAGCGGCATGACGGGCCTGGCCGGGGGCGACCACCTGCACTTCTCGATTCAGCTGCAGGGACGGCCGGTCAACCCCGTGGAGTGGTGGGATCGGCACTGGATCGAGGATCGCGTGACGCGGAAGCTGCGCGAGGCGTCGTCGGGCACAGCGAAGTAACCCGCGCGAATTGCCTGCCCTTCGTGGGTGTGGTAGGTTCGAGACGATCTCGGGCGATCGAGAGGCACCCCTGCATGAACGATCCGGCGTCGCCGTCTGTCCGACCGCGCGCGATTGCGCTGTCGCTGCCCGTTCCACGCGTGTCGAGCCGGGCGTCGGACTTTCTGGCCCTGACGAAGCCTCGCCTCAACTTCCTGGTTGTCGCCACCACGCTGTCGGGCTACTACCTGGCCGCTGACCAGTTCAGTCCGGTCCTGCTCCTGCATACCGTCGTCGGCACCGCGCTCGTGGCCGGCGGCGCGGCGGCCTTCAACGAGATCTTCGAACGCGACACCGACGGCCTGATGCGGCGGACACGGAACCGCCCGCTGCCGGGCGGCCGCATGCGGGTGTCCACCGCCGCGTGGTTCGCGGTGGCGATTTCCGCGATCGGCCTCGTTCAACTGGTGCTCGGCGCGAACCTGCTCGCCGCGGGAATCGCGGCGGTGACGCTGATCTCCTATACGCTCGTCTACACGCCGCTCAAGGGCCGCACGTCGCTGGCCACGCTGGTCGGCGGCATTCCGGGCGGCCTGCCGCCGATGATTGGCTGGGCGGCGGCCCGCGGCAGCCTGTCGGTCGACGCGTGGGTGCTGTTCGCGATCGTGTTCTTCTGGCAGATG includes:
- a CDS encoding M23 family metallopeptidase; amino-acid sequence: MRILLGVLLVLALAAAAVFVVAGRGDAPTIIFLQPAKAIGVDSNLDVTVETPKGKFSRIDILLEQGGKSTPLFSLTSAAAASVKQESPDRIRITRPIGKRALPDLQAGPARVVVTAARTTLFGYRTKEASASKDFQARFNPPRIAVVSTHHYVNLGGSEMVVYSVTPPDVESGVQVGDAIYPGFPASGAGVAGANPDLKVAFFALLYDQDLGTPIRLFARDEAGNQAHAQFDYKVFPKPFLKSRIELTDGFLQRVVPEILEHSPELKIAVAPGESYLPAFLKVNNDLRRIDAEKIAAMAKESAPRTLWQGSFRPLGNAQIESKFADHRTYFYQGKEVDQQVHLGFDLAVTVNIPVLAGNDGKVVFADYLGIYGNCVVVDHGMGVQSLYGHLSSIEVKAGDTVKKDQRIARSGMTGLAGGDHLHFSIQLQGRPVNPVEWWDRHWIEDRVTRKLREASSGTAK
- the cyoE gene encoding heme o synthase, with protein sequence MNDPASPSVRPRAIALSLPVPRVSSRASDFLALTKPRLNFLVVATTLSGYYLAADQFSPVLLLHTVVGTALVAGGAAAFNEIFERDTDGLMRRTRNRPLPGGRMRVSTAAWFAVAISAIGLVQLVLGANLLAAGIAAVTLISYTLVYTPLKGRTSLATLVGGIPGGLPPMIGWAAARGSLSVDAWVLFAIVFFWQMPHFLAIAWLCREDYARAGLPMLPVVEPDGRSTGLQAVLYAAVLVPVSLMPTLTGLTGRVYFVVAAILGLGFLALAVQFAGRRTNEGARRLFLGSISYLPLLWALMLGNHL
- the secA2 gene encoding accessory Sec system translocase SecA2 codes for the protein MQSTDSGPLHRLYLRLAGIPIEYDLRPYAAVVRAVEAVDVRGLTDAALGERARRARNAARAGADLDDLLPEVFAVAREASARLLGLRPFDVQVAAAVALHRQRLAQLATGEGKTLVAVMPAILNALTGRGVHVFTANDYLAERDAGWMGAVFRCFGLEPAFVSQHLSTGARRDAYAADVTYVTAKEAGFDFLRDHTATDPAGLVQRPFHFVIVDEADFILIDEARVPLVIAGTAPSLGVEHSTLAAVVRQLRREEDYTADEYERAVVLTEAGFRHAGALLGGIVLSASEHHLTLSALHVALHAQALLARDRDYIIRDGRVELVDEFTGRVADNRRWPHGIQAAVEAKEGVPVRPEGRILGSIPVQHFVGLYPRIAGMTATAVPAAEELHEFFGLRTAVFLPHRACVRDDEDDVVFTHRTAKRRGLVEEIVRTHEAGRPVLVGTASVGESEALAAELGTHGVSCQVLNARHDAREAAIVGRAAAPGAVTISTNMAGRGTDIVLGAGDAGAREQVLSLGGLYVIGTNRHESRRVDDQLRGRAGRQGDPGTSRFFISLEDDLIRRYGVMNQIPKAHRPAVQEAPVDDPIVTLEIARAQRIIEGQNFGIRKTLWRYSAMVEQQRRMIDERRQAYLLGQAEPGVCREELPEHFEDLAAKAGEEAVVRAEQRIAVHAFDVAWADHLALIEDIREGIHLQRYGGIDPLTEFQRQIIKAFDEMMTRVDGDIVDRFSRLAVVDGEIDLSRAGLGDSTATWTYLVDDNPFSPLASSLLASRALTNAVGILAIVNWPITLLAVVVVFYRRWRKRRRGRD